In Candidatus Chlorohelix allophototropha, one DNA window encodes the following:
- a CDS encoding major capsid protein encodes MGLTLTQAASLTNDVLVQGVAEAIVTECPLLSRLPFYDLNGTQLVWNEESALGSPSTYWYAVGDSWEEASFTPIQRTKALTVLGGDADVDNFLAQTYRNPNDLVAVTIEEKAKAVGYQFNQAIIMGDSATTTNQFDGVKKYIGTGTQRLVAGATGAALTLDMLDQLIDAVKPGKPDVLVLSRRTRRKLKALWRASGIGYETMEAFGQQALAYDGIPVLVDDNLPDTEGNETGITGTNLSSVYALQFGMKRGVIGLTNGGLQVEEVGALESKNAHRYRIRWYCALAVTRAPGVARLAGVNAS; translated from the coding sequence ATGGGATTAACTTTGACACAGGCAGCGAGCCTGACAAACGATGTGTTGGTGCAGGGGGTGGCGGAGGCAATTGTGACGGAATGTCCGTTGCTGAGTCGCTTGCCGTTTTACGATTTGAACGGCACGCAATTGGTGTGGAACGAGGAAAGCGCGTTGGGTAGCCCTAGCACTTATTGGTATGCGGTGGGCGATAGTTGGGAGGAGGCGAGTTTTACGCCGATACAGCGTACCAAAGCTCTGACGGTGTTGGGCGGCGATGCGGACGTGGATAATTTTCTGGCGCAGACTTACCGCAACCCGAACGATTTGGTGGCTGTTACCATCGAGGAAAAGGCAAAGGCGGTGGGTTATCAGTTTAATCAGGCGATTATTATGGGCGATTCGGCGACTACTACGAATCAGTTTGACGGGGTGAAGAAGTATATCGGGACGGGAACGCAACGGCTGGTGGCAGGGGCAACCGGTGCGGCTTTGACGCTGGATATGCTCGACCAACTGATTGATGCGGTGAAGCCGGGCAAGCCCGATGTGTTGGTGCTGAGTCGGCGCACTCGGCGCAAGTTGAAAGCGTTGTGGAGGGCTTCGGGCATCGGCTACGAAACGATGGAAGCGTTCGGGCAACAGGCGTTGGCGTATGACGGTATTCCGGTGCTGGTGGACGATAATTTGCCGGATACGGAGGGCAACGAGACAGGCATCACCGGAACAAATCTATCAAGCGTGTACGCGCTGCAATTCGGGATGAAGCGGGGCGTAATCGGTCTGACCAACGGCGGTTTGCAGGTAGAGGAAGTGGGCGCGTTGGAGAGCAAGAACGCGCACCGCTATCGGATTCGCTGGTATTGCGCCTTGGCGGTGACTCGTGCGCCGGGGGTGGCAAGGCTGGCGGGTGTGAACGCGAGTTAG